Proteins encoded in a region of the Schistocerca piceifrons isolate TAMUIC-IGC-003096 unplaced genomic scaffold, iqSchPice1.1 HiC_scaffold_1880, whole genome shotgun sequence genome:
- the LOC124741174 gene encoding ataxin-8-like → MEQQQQQQQQFPVPVPACSSGPAASQPASQPASQPAALRCQQQSSQQQSSQRQSRQQQQQQQQQQQQPQPPRPRPRQQRSCLSPSPFAVAWLGVSRLQFFPDTYEPTTTTDFLGTTQISQAQQDA, encoded by the exons cagcagcagcagcagcagcagcagttcccggtcccggtcccggcctgcagcagtggtcccgccgccagccagccagccagccagccagccagccagccagcagccctccggtgccagcagcagtccagccagcagcagtccagccagcggcagtccaggcagcagcagcagcagcagcagcagcagcagcagcagccgcagccgccccggccccgtccgcggcagcagcgttcctgcctctcgccgtcgccgttcgccgtcgcc TGGCTAGGAGTCAGCCGACTGCAGTTCTTTCCTGACACCTATGAGCCCACTACAACGACTGACTTTCTGGGCACCACGCAGATTTCTCAGGCACAGCAGGACGCATGA